A region from the Clavibacter sp. A6099 genome encodes:
- a CDS encoding Asp23/Gls24 family envelope stress response protein encodes MSSITPTSPSTGVTGTGTTGGKNTIADGVIEKVAGIAARQVAGVHDLGNGAARAVGAIRNVIGQQDRGQGISVEVGETQVAVDVTLIAEYPVDLQQVADDVRSAITDAIDQVVGMEVTEVNVTITDVNLPNDKSSDDDAAEKRVQ; translated from the coding sequence ATGTCGAGCATCACCCCCACGTCCCCGTCCACCGGCGTCACGGGCACCGGGACCACCGGCGGCAAGAACACCATCGCCGACGGCGTCATCGAGAAGGTCGCCGGCATCGCGGCGCGCCAGGTGGCCGGCGTCCACGACCTCGGCAACGGCGCGGCCCGTGCCGTCGGCGCGATCCGCAACGTCATCGGCCAGCAGGACCGCGGCCAGGGCATCTCCGTCGAGGTCGGCGAGACCCAGGTCGCCGTCGACGTCACGCTCATCGCCGAGTACCCGGTCGACCTGCAGCAGGTCGCCGACGACGTGCGCTCCGCCATCACCGACGCCATCGACCAGGTCGTCGGCATGGAGGTCACCGAGGTCAACGTCACGATCACCGACGTGAACCTGCCCAACGACAAGTCGTCCGACGACGACGCGGCCGAGAAGCGCGTCCAGTGA
- a CDS encoding helix-turn-helix transcriptional regulator: MSTATAPDGRHRTASPLHALHALPASDDERAGDDAGQATPGRPGRQARPQDGHATVDTIAPHEGGARSDERTADLSDWAAEAPAPALRRGHMAGTDIDEAVARYGALFPGTDFRAAKGPGDFSYRYSFVGDENVTLRSSVFPAEHWGRIPVLPDYVVAWWREGSGAVDVGSHEVRSSGSRPFLLPSGRSFSFRSEPAVQNLVHIDATFLEETAAELHEGRSRPLVFDHTRPPSPEQTAAWRGAVGEASPVLQDATSSPLLRMQAGLLVARATLQLFPWHDVPFSAEMRAPRMSAVRAAIEYLHHHADRPITPADAARAAGISTRVLQLAVRRHEDTTPSALLRGIRLDRVHAELRDASPTATTVRAVAEQWGFGHLGRFAASYAERFGELPSATLRG; the protein is encoded by the coding sequence ATGAGCACCGCCACCGCGCCCGACGGGCGTCACCGCACCGCGTCCCCCCTGCACGCCCTGCACGCGCTGCCCGCATCGGACGACGAGCGGGCCGGCGACGACGCCGGTCAGGCGACGCCGGGACGCCCCGGACGCCAGGCTCGCCCGCAGGACGGCCACGCGACCGTCGACACCATCGCGCCCCACGAGGGCGGCGCGCGCTCCGACGAGCGGACCGCCGACCTCTCCGACTGGGCCGCCGAGGCCCCCGCGCCCGCGCTCCGCCGGGGCCACATGGCCGGCACGGACATCGACGAGGCCGTCGCGCGCTACGGCGCCCTCTTCCCCGGCACCGACTTCCGCGCCGCGAAGGGACCCGGCGACTTCTCGTACCGGTACTCGTTCGTCGGCGACGAGAACGTGACCCTCCGCTCGTCGGTGTTCCCGGCCGAGCACTGGGGTCGGATCCCCGTGCTGCCCGACTACGTCGTCGCCTGGTGGCGCGAGGGGTCGGGCGCGGTCGACGTCGGCTCGCACGAGGTGCGCTCGAGCGGATCCCGTCCCTTCCTCCTGCCCTCCGGCCGGTCGTTCAGCTTCCGCTCGGAGCCGGCCGTGCAGAACCTCGTGCACATCGACGCGACCTTCCTCGAGGAGACAGCCGCGGAGCTGCACGAGGGCCGCTCGCGCCCCCTCGTCTTCGACCACACCCGTCCGCCGTCGCCCGAGCAGACCGCCGCATGGCGTGGCGCGGTCGGCGAGGCCAGCCCCGTGCTGCAGGACGCCACGTCGAGCCCGCTGCTGAGGATGCAGGCCGGCCTCCTCGTCGCGCGCGCCACCCTCCAGCTGTTCCCGTGGCACGACGTGCCGTTCAGCGCGGAGATGCGGGCGCCACGCATGAGCGCCGTCCGCGCCGCCATCGAGTACCTGCACCACCACGCCGACCGGCCCATCACGCCGGCGGACGCGGCCCGGGCCGCGGGGATCAGCACGCGCGTGCTCCAGCTCGCCGTGCGCCGCCACGAGGACACGACCCCGAGCGCGCTGCTCCGCGGGATCCGGCTCGACCGCGTGCACGCCGAGCTGCGCGACGCGTCGCCCACCGCGACCACCGTGCGGGCGGTCGCCGAGCAGTGGGGCTTCGGCCACCTCGGCCGGTTCGCCGCGTCCTACGCGGAGCGCTTCGGCGAGCTGCCGAGCGCGACGCTGCGCGGCTGA
- a CDS encoding ferritin-like domain-containing protein, with protein sequence MFDKQFITQAIDRSAQSPLDRRRFFSAAGIAGLGVGAAALIPATGAQAADAQAEADAGAVTDAAVLNFALNLEYLEAEFYLRAVTGNGLVPNDTTGVGTLGAVTGGRAVQFQDYAIRQYAYEIAQDEKAHVKFLRAALGSARVARPAINLDAAFTAAARAAGLISGTQTFDAFANQENFLLASFIFEDVGVTAYKGAAPLITNKTYLEAAAGILAVEAYHAGIIRSQLFARGLAAPANAISNARDSLDGRTDLDQGITVSGGANLVPTDANSIAFSRTTGQVLNIVYLNSKAVNRGGFYPAGINGSITTSAAN encoded by the coding sequence GGAGCGCGCAGTCGCCCCTGGATCGCCGTCGCTTCTTCAGCGCCGCGGGCATCGCGGGACTCGGCGTCGGCGCCGCGGCCCTGATCCCCGCCACCGGAGCCCAGGCGGCCGACGCCCAGGCCGAGGCCGACGCGGGAGCGGTGACGGACGCCGCCGTCCTCAACTTCGCGCTCAACCTCGAGTACCTCGAGGCCGAGTTCTACCTCCGCGCCGTGACCGGCAACGGCCTCGTCCCGAACGACACCACGGGCGTCGGCACCCTTGGCGCCGTGACCGGCGGCCGCGCGGTCCAGTTCCAGGACTACGCGATCCGCCAGTACGCGTACGAGATCGCGCAGGACGAGAAGGCGCACGTCAAGTTCCTGCGCGCCGCCCTCGGCTCCGCGCGGGTCGCGCGTCCCGCGATCAACCTGGATGCCGCGTTCACGGCCGCGGCCCGCGCCGCCGGCCTCATCAGCGGCACCCAGACCTTCGACGCGTTCGCCAACCAGGAGAACTTCCTGCTGGCCTCCTTCATCTTCGAGGACGTCGGAGTGACCGCGTACAAGGGCGCCGCGCCGCTCATCACGAACAAGACCTACCTCGAGGCGGCCGCCGGCATCCTCGCGGTCGAGGCCTACCACGCGGGCATCATCCGCTCGCAGCTGTTCGCCCGCGGCCTTGCGGCACCCGCCAACGCGATCTCGAACGCGCGCGACTCGCTCGACGGGCGCACCGACCTCGACCAGGGCATCACGGTCTCGGGCGGCGCGAACCTCGTGCCCACGGACGCGAACAGCATCGCGTTCAGCCGCACGACCGGCCAGGTGCTCAACATCGTGTACCTGAACAGCAAGGCCGTGAACCGCGGCGGGTTCTACCCGGCCGGCATCAACGGCAGCATCACCACCAGCGCCGCGAACTAG